A single genomic interval of Sphingobacteriales bacterium harbors:
- a CDS encoding thioredoxin fold domain-containing protein has translation MKKQFFFNQYLLPLLLFCTGLLIFSPSCGNKTANNQNAQNSTATKNKANQQNTNNTATQHEGLINWVSFEEVEKLVKENPKPVLIDIYTDWCGWCKKLDKNTFNYPAIAEYVNKNFYAVKFNAEMAGDLQFNGRTYPPVPGGRKPTNSYAKLLILGNQPSGRMGYPSIAFLNEKLERINAFPGYKSPAQFDALLNFIKNDEYKKTTYNVYAANFKSAIPADADKAPPPAQPLNKPPTRQMQQQTLPPNVKIQENKQGLPQKNVKVQVPPVQRNANNNSNNNSNNK, from the coding sequence ATGAAAAAACAATTTTTTTTCAACCAATATTTGCTGCCACTCCTGTTGTTTTGTACCGGTTTGCTCATTTTTAGCCCAAGTTGCGGCAATAAAACAGCCAATAACCAAAACGCACAAAATAGTACAGCTACTAAAAATAAGGCGAACCAACAAAATACCAATAATACTGCCACCCAACACGAGGGGCTTATTAATTGGGTAAGTTTTGAAGAAGTAGAAAAATTAGTTAAGGAAAATCCAAAACCGGTACTAATTGATATTTATACCGACTGGTGCGGCTGGTGTAAAAAATTAGACAAAAACACCTTTAATTACCCTGCCATTGCCGAATATGTTAATAAAAATTTTTATGCGGTAAAATTTAACGCCGAAATGGCTGGCGATTTGCAATTTAATGGCCGCACTTACCCGCCCGTTCCCGGAGGTCGCAAACCTACCAACAGTTATGCCAAATTGTTAATTTTAGGTAACCAGCCTTCTGGCCGTATGGGTTACCCAAGTATTGCCTTTTTAAACGAAAAATTAGAGCGCATAAACGCTTTTCCGGGCTACAAATCGCCGGCACAGTTCGATGCACTTCTCAACTTTATTAAAAACGACGAGTACAAAAAAACTACTTATAATGTTTATGCTGCTAATTTTAAATCGGCCATACCCGCCGATGCCGATAAAGCTCCACCCCCCGCACAGCCTTTAAATAAACCACCCACCCGCCAAATGCAGCAACAAACACTACCTCCTAACGTTAAAATACAGGAAAACAAACAAGGATTACCACAAAAAAATGTGAAAGTACAAGTTCCGCCGGTGCAACGCAATGCAAACAATAATTCAAATAACAATTCAAATAATAAATAA
- a CDS encoding sulfite exporter TauE/SafE family protein, translated as MLNFFDLPTPTWQPWMGYFLMLIGSSIAGFINTIAGNGSAITLPLLVWLGLPTNVANGTNRVAVLAQIAVSLGVYKQAKQLQLQYMGWLIVPSIIGGATGAILAVQLNELWLNLFLGVIMLIMLKLTASDTKKWLTPNTQITQAAAQLKDPKTILLFAIIGIYGGFIQVGVGIFILAALVLQAHFDLRTANGLKILLAFLFTAPALVVFMWHQQIYWPFAIVSTIGQSTGAYIASKWATKTEGAIWYMHRFLLFVISIGAIQFFLKFYQLWPK; from the coding sequence ATGCTCAATTTTTTTGACCTACCCACCCCAACTTGGCAACCTTGGATGGGTTATTTTTTAATGCTTATTGGCAGCAGCATAGCTGGATTTATCAATACTATTGCCGGAAACGGCTCGGCTATTACCTTGCCTTTGTTGGTTTGGTTGGGCTTGCCTACAAACGTAGCTAATGGCACAAACAGAGTGGCAGTTTTAGCACAAATTGCAGTAAGTTTAGGCGTTTATAAGCAGGCAAAACAACTACAATTACAATATATGGGCTGGTTAATTGTACCGTCTATAATTGGTGGTGCAACAGGTGCTATATTGGCAGTACAACTTAACGAACTTTGGCTAAATCTGTTTTTAGGGGTAATTATGCTAATTATGCTAAAACTAACTGCCAGCGACACAAAAAAATGGCTAACACCAAACACGCAAATAACGCAAGCAGCAGCGCAGCTTAAAGACCCCAAAACAATATTGTTATTTGCCATTATTGGTATATATGGCGGGTTTATTCAAGTAGGTGTAGGTATTTTTATTTTGGCAGCCTTGGTATTACAAGCACATTTTGATTTACGTACTGCAAACGGACTTAAAATACTCTTAGCTTTTTTATTTACGGCTCCAGCTTTGGTTGTTTTTATGTGGCATCAGCAAATTTATTGGCCTTTTGCCATAGTTAGCACTATTGGGCAAAGCACAGGCGCATATATAGCAAGTAAATGGGCTACAAAAACCGAAGGGGCAATTTGGTATATGCACCGTTTTCTTTTATTTGTAATATCAATAGGCGCTATACAGTTTTTTTTAAAATTTTATCAGTTATGGCCAAAATAA
- a CDS encoding ABC transporter permease subunit, whose translation MFEFKKIFSPNQAINKATLLLVIATQTILFLLLWYSSSELIPKPHEIWTSFVAMLKEGDMLRELLVSMGLCIKAMFIAIIISLILAYLTAVPFFRPIAFLVSKGRFLTLVGLSFVFTLLTSSGHSLKVALMVFGITVFFVTNMISMIDAIPKSEFNHARTLRFSEWQVVWEVIILGRIHEVFEIIRANFAISWMMLTMVEGISRAEGGIGTMLLNQSKHLHLDAVFAIQFVILLVGISMDYLVGVLKNLFCPYAKLSLEKK comes from the coding sequence ATGTTCGAGTTCAAAAAAATATTTAGTCCTAACCAAGCCATCAATAAAGCAACGCTGTTGCTTGTTATAGCCACTCAAACCATTTTATTTTTGTTGCTATGGTACAGTAGCTCCGAGCTTATACCAAAACCTCACGAAATATGGACATCATTTGTTGCCATGCTAAAAGAAGGCGATATGTTGCGCGAGCTTTTAGTAAGTATGGGCTTATGTATAAAAGCCATGTTTATTGCCATAATCATATCGCTAATATTGGCTTATTTAACCGCTGTGCCGTTTTTTAGACCCATTGCATTTTTGGTGTCGAAGGGGCGATTTTTAACTTTGGTAGGGCTTAGTTTTGTTTTTACCTTACTTACAAGCAGTGGCCATTCGTTAAAAGTGGCTCTAATGGTGTTTGGCATTACAGTATTTTTTGTTACCAATATGATAAGCATGATAGATGCCATCCCAAAATCAGAGTTTAATCATGCGCGCACCTTGCGTTTTAGCGAGTGGCAGGTAGTTTGGGAGGTAATTATTTTAGGCCGGATACACGAAGTCTTTGAAATTATTCGCGCCAATTTTGCCATAAGTTGGATGATGCTGACCATGGTCGAGGGTATTTCAAGGGCCGAGGGCGGTATTGGAACCATGTTGCTAAACCAAAGCAAACACTTACATTTAGATGCTGTTTTTGCTATTCAGTTTGTTATATTATTAGTAGGTATTAGCATGGATTATTTAGTAGGCGTACTGAAAAATTTGTTCTGCCCCTATGCGAAATTAAGCTTAGAGAAAAAATAA
- a CDS encoding class I SAM-dependent methyltransferase, which produces MVLREAHFGDDYELIDTGDFEKLERFGPIIVARPETQALWPKALPETEWNKLAHAKFVKGKNQTQTQPDNANYSTANKEDTGQWIKLKPMADQWFIQWLMNDADQQNIRIKMRLGLTPYRHVGIFPEQCDNWHFMANSIAQLPKPPQVLNLFAYTGAASLVARQAGAEVVHVDAVKSTITWANANQTASGVDKIRWMLDDVLKFVKREVRRQHIYQGIILDPPPYGRGPDGEKWLLDKHLPELLHYCAQLLPPKNCFVIMNLYAVGYSALTANNLGCACFSQAQNPDVGELYIPDRAGRKLSFGVYWRFFAS; this is translated from the coding sequence ATGGTATTGCGCGAAGCCCATTTTGGCGATGATTACGAGCTAATTGATACAGGCGATTTTGAAAAATTGGAAAGATTTGGCCCCATCATTGTTGCCCGCCCCGAAACGCAGGCACTTTGGCCTAAAGCACTGCCAGAAACCGAGTGGAATAAATTAGCCCATGCTAAATTTGTGAAAGGCAAAAATCAGACACAAACACAGCCCGACAACGCAAATTATAGTACTGCCAACAAAGAAGATACTGGGCAATGGATTAAACTTAAACCTATGGCCGACCAATGGTTTATACAATGGCTTATGAACGATGCAGACCAGCAAAATATCCGGATAAAAATGCGCTTAGGGCTTACTCCTTACCGACACGTAGGTATTTTCCCTGAGCAATGCGACAACTGGCACTTTATGGCAAATAGTATTGCCCAGCTACCTAAGCCTCCACAAGTACTAAATTTGTTTGCTTATACTGGGGCGGCCTCGTTGGTGGCGCGGCAGGCTGGAGCCGAGGTTGTACACGTAGATGCTGTAAAATCAACTATTACCTGGGCAAATGCCAACCAAACAGCATCGGGCGTTGATAAAATAAGGTGGATGCTTGACGATGTGCTTAAATTTGTAAAACGCGAAGTGCGCCGCCAGCACATTTACCAAGGCATTATACTTGACCCACCCCCTTATGGGCGCGGCCCCGATGGCGAAAAATGGCTATTAGATAAGCACCTGCCCGAGTTGCTCCACTACTGCGCACAACTGTTGCCACCTAAAAACTGCTTTGTTATTATGAATTTGTATGCCGTAGGTTATTCGGCATTAACTGCCAACAATTTAGGGTGCGCCTGTTTTTCGCAAGCCCAAAACCCCGATGTTGGCGAACTTTACATACCCGACCGCGCAGGACGCAAATTGTCTTTTGGGGTGTATTGGCGTTTTTTTGCTTCTTGA
- a CDS encoding ABC transporter ATP-binding protein codes for MKHPYEIKDTILKIDNISLSLGGKLILNQVNAEIKDLVRPNIEQGQIVGFLGPSGIGKTKLFEIMAGLQQPDSGQVLIGTSLKPVKPGSMGVVQQSYPLFNHRTVKSNLEIAARKGNIPQTERTKRINDLLVRFKLQQQANQYPAQLSGGQRQRIAIAQQLLCSDGFLLLDEPFSGLDIIMIETLSQLLIEIAQQHEHRTIIIVSHDIESTAAIADTLWLMGRNFTEQGQPIDGSHIKYTFNLVELGLAWQQNIIAQPEFHDLVNEVRGLFKKL; via the coding sequence ATTAAGCATCCCTACGAAATTAAAGATACAATTTTAAAAATAGATAATATTTCATTGTCGCTTGGTGGTAAATTAATATTAAACCAAGTAAACGCCGAAATTAAAGACCTTGTACGCCCCAACATAGAGCAAGGGCAAATTGTGGGGTTTTTAGGGCCATCGGGTATAGGCAAAACAAAACTGTTTGAAATAATGGCAGGCTTGCAACAACCTGACTCTGGGCAAGTCTTGATAGGCACCTCCCTAAAGCCGGTCAAGCCCGGAAGTATGGGCGTAGTGCAACAAAGCTATCCCTTGTTTAACCATCGCACCGTTAAAAGCAATTTAGAGATTGCTGCCCGCAAAGGCAATATTCCGCAAACCGAACGCACCAAACGTATTAATGATTTGTTAGTGCGTTTTAAATTGCAACAACAAGCAAACCAATACCCTGCCCAGCTATCGGGGGGGCAGCGCCAACGCATTGCCATTGCCCAACAATTATTATGCTCTGATGGGTTTTTACTCTTAGACGAGCCTTTTTCGGGGCTTGATATTATAATGATAGAAACTTTAAGCCAACTTTTAATAGAAATTGCCCAACAACATGAGCATCGAACTATTATCATCGTTTCGCACGATATTGAATCGACTGCCGCTATTGCCGATACCCTGTGGCTAATGGGGCGCAATTTTACCGAACAAGGACAACCCATTGATGGCTCGCATATTAAATATACCTTTAATTTGGTTGAACTCGGTTTGGCATGGCAACAAAATATCATTGCTCAACCCGAATTTCATGATTTGGTAAATGAAGTGCGCGGGCTGTTTAAAAAATTATAA
- a CDS encoding CTP synthase — MAKYIFITGGVTSSLGKGIIAASLGNLLAARGLRVTIQKFDPYLNVDPGTLAPYEHGECYVTEDGAETDLDLGHYERFLNTNTSQANNVTTGRIYLTVIENERQGKYEGKTVQVIPHVTDEIKRRFQLLGNSGDNNDIIITELGGTVGDIESLPYVEALRQLRWELGNFNCLVVHVTLVPWLNAAKEFKTKPTQNSVKSLLELGIQPDIIVCRTERPITDEVRTKISRFCNVEFPAVIESADAKSIYDVPLLLHQEKLDRIVLEKLRFSHVKEPYLKPWKDFLERHKHPNKKVRIALVGKYVELQDSYKSIFESFVHAGVVNQCKVKVVSIHAEEITTQNVNELFKKVDGILVAPGFGDRGIEGKITAIQFAREQKIPFFGICLGMQCAVIEFARNVLGLEGAHSTEMQPETPHPVIDKMENQKNITRLGGTMRLGTYPCVLKLKTKAYKAYRKKNIDERHRHRYEFNNAYLKEFEEAGLIASGTNPNTGLVEIMELNNDKHPWFLGAQFHPELKSRVLDPHPLFADFVKAAIEHKIQRKQQEEQQQQQENSEIPNTAKPI; from the coding sequence ATGGCAAAATATATATTTATTACAGGTGGCGTAACTTCGTCGTTAGGCAAAGGCATTATTGCCGCCTCTTTAGGTAATTTATTGGCCGCACGTGGCCTGCGGGTTACCATCCAAAAATTTGACCCTTATTTAAACGTTGACCCCGGCACTTTAGCCCCCTACGAGCATGGCGAATGTTATGTTACCGAGGACGGGGCAGAAACCGACTTAGATTTAGGGCATTACGAGCGATTTTTAAACACCAATACCTCACAAGCCAACAACGTAACAACCGGTCGCATTTATTTGACCGTCATTGAAAACGAACGGCAAGGTAAATACGAGGGAAAAACGGTACAGGTAATACCACATGTAACCGACGAAATAAAACGCCGTTTTCAACTTTTAGGCAACAGCGGCGACAATAACGATATTATTATTACCGAACTGGGCGGTACAGTGGGCGATATTGAATCATTGCCCTACGTGGAGGCATTGCGCCAATTGCGCTGGGAACTTGGCAATTTTAATTGTTTGGTTGTGCACGTAACTTTAGTTCCTTGGCTAAACGCAGCCAAAGAGTTTAAAACTAAACCCACACAAAACTCGGTTAAAAGTTTGCTTGAGTTGGGCATTCAACCCGATATTATTGTTTGCCGTACCGAGCGACCAATAACCGACGAAGTGCGCACCAAAATTTCGAGATTTTGTAATGTAGAGTTTCCGGCGGTTATTGAATCGGCAGATGCAAAAAGTATTTACGACGTTCCACTTCTACTGCATCAAGAAAAATTAGACCGAATTGTTTTAGAAAAATTGCGCTTTAGCCACGTAAAAGAACCATATTTAAAACCCTGGAAAGATTTTTTAGAGCGCCATAAGCACCCCAACAAAAAGGTGCGCATTGCCTTAGTAGGAAAATACGTAGAGTTGCAAGATAGTTATAAATCTATTTTTGAATCGTTTGTACATGCCGGAGTTGTAAACCAATGCAAAGTTAAAGTTGTTAGTATTCATGCAGAAGAAATTACCACACAAAATGTAAATGAGTTGTTTAAAAAAGTAGATGGTATATTGGTAGCCCCCGGATTTGGTGACCGCGGCATTGAAGGTAAAATTACCGCCATACAGTTTGCCCGCGAACAAAAAATACCCTTTTTTGGTATTTGCTTGGGTATGCAATGTGCCGTTATTGAGTTTGCCCGCAATGTGCTTGGCTTAGAAGGCGCACACTCTACAGAAATGCAACCCGAAACACCGCATCCGGTAATTGACAAAATGGAAAATCAAAAAAATATTACCCGCTTGGGTGGTACTATGCGACTTGGAACTTACCCTTGCGTATTAAAACTCAAAACAAAAGCCTATAAAGCTTACCGCAAAAAAAATATTGACGAACGACACCGCCACCGCTACGAGTTTAACAATGCCTACTTAAAAGAATTTGAAGAAGCCGGTTTAATCGCATCGGGCACTAATCCAAACACCGGTTTGGTAGAAATTATGGAACTTAATAACGACAAGCATCCGTGGTTTTTAGGTGCGCAATTTCATCCGGAATTAAAAAGCCGCGTTTTAGACCCTCATCCGCTATTTGCCGACTTCGTTAAAGCAGCCATTGAACATAAAATACAACGCAAACAACAGGAGGAGCAACAACAACAACAAGAAAATAGCGAAATACCAAATACCGCCAAACCTATTTAA
- a CDS encoding DUF1304 domain-containing protein yields the protein MEFIAKIIIILIAIAHLYFMYIEMFAWETLGKKTFKSLPKDLFTPTKVLAANQGLYNGFLASGLIWTLFIADAVWSKNIALFFLLCVAVAGIYGALTASKKIFFVQALPAIIAIICLLL from the coding sequence ATGGAATTTATAGCAAAAATTATAATTATTTTAATAGCAATTGCGCACTTATATTTTATGTATATCGAAATGTTTGCGTGGGAAACATTAGGTAAAAAAACATTCAAATCTTTGCCCAAAGATTTGTTTACCCCAACAAAAGTATTAGCCGCCAATCAAGGGCTTTATAATGGTTTTTTGGCTTCAGGATTAATTTGGACTTTGTTTATAGCCGATGCCGTTTGGTCAAAAAACATTGCCCTGTTTTTTTTACTTTGCGTAGCTGTTGCCGGAATTTATGGTGCGCTGACGGCTAGTAAAAAAATATTTTTTGTGCAGGCTTTGCCGGCAATCATTGCTATAATTTGTTTGCTTTTATAA
- a CDS encoding T9SS type A sorting domain-containing protein, with translation MKKALSTLFACICLLATFALAHAQTAVQQKIETFTGNKQTISSELHNQLSHQFKAYAVYKLDVNALDEHIRSSNYPGKFNLNLGTDYAWKLHVWAQDIRNENVTVRVGTQNGVINETPIHNTTFRGFLNANSGGDVRLSIDQNWLFGFVGTGNKDIYLEPLKRFDATAPANYFLVYANTDVIDTGEHRCGADEVMAKVKEMQNSNPEENINNPNNPDTPAPISPNPDNKDNCKAPHSQGFSNEIPGVNDNTEASYKLNTITGSYICRKLECAVASDYSMFVRYSSTANIQTYLNAIYNAAEANYTSLNVDIDFVTVTYYHATTSTDPFQTNVSTDAVAYLYNFRSWGNGGGFGATVYDFGSCWTAVNISGGVVGIAFLDAICNDYRYQLNEDFTGYTGVPPSPAALSNLRVVVAHETGHNFGMWHNNPATDEIMEPYVNTNATQFYSVSQHYYNAYTSGIACLSGCNCIEVTQAKPISCNAAGTTYSLQLTIEHNTPSGTFTATAGSASATFAFGSNPQTVTLTGVPTATTSVTVTDNVNPCTNTVTYLLPTQPTFTGVPASALCFGNNTPITITASPSEQFGSINIVLDGDEYSNDEQSAEIRAVSGEVIKTFPRGSFANNGITTVSSGTINKALGPFTVLVFDSYGDGMGNASGCSGITNPASYSITDGLGNTLVGSTNLAGVTCSGNNAIQQSHVVTPGTTTTLSGNYTGTGINNGTANDGIAVFDPAIAGVGTHTISYTYNADLGCTSKQFTITIAAPTPAPTAVGAQRCGPGNVSLSAIGCGTGQVVRWYTAPTGGTPIYTGNPYTVFLNNTTTYYASCYDPTSGCESGRAAVTGTVNLIPNPPTAVNASRCGPGNLTLSANGCGTGTIARWYTTQTGGSPFYTGSSYSVYLNNTTTYWVSCYNTTTGCESTRTAVTGTIKIDLVVTQVLGGGGNQTVDFYTMVFKCKPANYDFTITGGPVTTVKGSKVLTVMHNCNNYSVTITGCGCSYSFNGGTTCKDDNFTPTDFVVDFYPNPVDNLMVVNANIPLTQIRIYDLKGRMYLNQPVDNEPQSEINTSTLPEGMYFIETRAINGTVEVKKLVVSH, from the coding sequence ATGAAAAAAGCACTTTCTACACTTTTTGCCTGCATTTGTCTCCTCGCAACATTTGCACTGGCACACGCACAAACAGCAGTACAACAAAAAATTGAAACGTTTACTGGCAACAAACAAACTATTTCGAGCGAGTTGCACAACCAACTAAGCCATCAATTTAAGGCTTATGCAGTTTACAAGTTAGATGTTAATGCCTTAGATGAACACATTAGAAGCAGTAATTACCCAGGCAAATTTAACCTTAATTTAGGTACCGACTACGCTTGGAAACTACACGTATGGGCACAAGACATTAGAAACGAAAATGTAACCGTTAGGGTTGGTACCCAAAATGGCGTTATTAACGAAACACCCATTCACAACACCACGTTCAGGGGCTTTTTAAATGCCAATAGTGGTGGCGATGTGCGTTTAAGCATTGACCAAAACTGGTTGTTTGGATTTGTTGGCACGGGCAACAAAGATATATACCTTGAGCCGCTTAAAAGATTTGATGCAACTGCCCCCGCTAACTATTTTTTGGTCTATGCTAATACCGATGTGATAGACACAGGCGAGCACCGTTGTGGCGCTGACGAAGTAATGGCAAAGGTAAAAGAAATGCAAAACAGTAATCCGGAGGAAAACATTAATAATCCCAACAATCCGGATACCCCTGCACCAATTTCACCAAATCCGGATAATAAAGATAATTGCAAAGCGCCACATTCACAAGGTTTCTCAAACGAAATACCCGGAGTTAACGACAATACCGAAGCCTCGTACAAACTTAATACCATTACCGGAAGCTATATTTGCCGTAAACTTGAATGTGCCGTAGCCAGCGATTACAGTATGTTTGTGAGGTATAGCTCTACTGCCAATATTCAAACCTACCTTAATGCTATTTATAATGCTGCCGAAGCAAACTACACCAGCCTTAATGTAGATATTGATTTTGTAACCGTAACTTATTACCACGCTACAACATCAACCGACCCATTTCAAACAAATGTTTCTACCGATGCTGTTGCCTACCTCTACAATTTTAGAAGTTGGGGCAATGGTGGCGGCTTTGGTGCAACTGTTTACGATTTTGGCTCGTGCTGGACAGCCGTTAATATTAGTGGCGGCGTTGTAGGCATAGCTTTTTTAGATGCTATTTGCAATGACTATCGCTACCAACTTAACGAAGATTTTACCGGATATACCGGCGTACCCCCAAGCCCGGCAGCCCTATCGAATTTGCGCGTGGTAGTTGCCCACGAAACCGGCCATAATTTTGGCATGTGGCATAATAACCCCGCAACCGACGAGATTATGGAGCCTTATGTAAATACTAACGCCACCCAGTTTTACTCGGTATCACAACACTATTACAATGCCTACACATCGGGCATAGCCTGCCTTTCGGGGTGCAACTGCATTGAGGTAACACAAGCCAAACCCATAAGCTGCAATGCCGCCGGCACCACCTACAGTTTGCAACTAACCATAGAACACAATACGCCAAGCGGCACTTTTACTGCAACTGCTGGTAGTGCAAGTGCTACGTTTGCCTTTGGTTCAAACCCACAAACTGTTACTTTAACGGGTGTGCCAACGGCCACTACTAGCGTAACCGTTACCGACAATGTAAACCCTTGCACCAATACCGTAACTTATTTACTACCTACACAGCCTACATTTACGGGAGTTCCGGCCTCGGCATTATGTTTTGGCAATAATACTCCAATAACTATAACTGCCAGCCCCAGCGAGCAGTTTGGCAGTATCAATATTGTTTTAGACGGAGACGAGTATAGCAATGATGAACAAAGTGCTGAAATTAGGGCAGTAAGTGGCGAGGTTATTAAAACTTTTCCGCGTGGTTCGTTTGCAAACAACGGCATAACTACCGTTTCGTCGGGCACTATTAATAAAGCCCTTGGCCCCTTTACGGTATTAGTTTTCGATAGCTATGGCGATGGCATGGGTAACGCAAGTGGTTGCAGCGGTATAACCAACCCTGCCAGCTATAGCATAACCGATGGTTTAGGTAACACCTTAGTAGGCAGTACTAATCTTGCGGGCGTAACTTGTTCGGGCAATAATGCTATACAACAAAGCCATGTTGTAACACCTGGCACTACAACCACCTTATCGGGAAATTACACCGGCACGGGCATTAACAATGGCACTGCCAATGATGGTATTGCCGTTTTTGACCCTGCCATTGCCGGCGTGGGTACACACACTATTAGCTATACCTATAATGCCGATCTTGGCTGTACCTCAAAACAATTTACGATAACTATTGCCGCGCCTACACCTGCACCTACAGCCGTAGGTGCCCAACGCTGCGGGCCGGGCAACGTGTCGTTAAGTGCAATAGGTTGTGGCACAGGGCAGGTAGTGCGTTGGTACACTGCCCCTACCGGCGGTACCCCCATATATACTGGCAACCCCTATACAGTTTTCTTAAACAATACCACCACTTACTACGCCTCGTGTTACGACCCTACCAGCGGTTGCGAAAGTGGTCGTGCAGCCGTTACTGGCACAGTAAACCTAATTCCAAACCCACCAACGGCTGTAAACGCTTCGCGGTGTGGCCCCGGCAACTTAACACTTAGTGCAAATGGTTGCGGCACAGGCACAATAGCGCGCTGGTACACCACCCAAACTGGTGGCTCGCCATTTTATACAGGTAGCTCTTATAGTGTTTATTTAAATAATACCACAACATACTGGGTTAGTTGTTACAATACTACCACAGGCTGCGAAAGCACCCGCACAGCAGTAACCGGCACTATTAAAATTGACTTGGTGGTAACTCAAGTATTGGGCGGCGGCGGCAACCAAACTGTTGACTTTTATACAATGGTTTTTAAATGTAAACCAGCAAATTATGACTTCACAATTACCGGCGGCCCTGTAACAACCGTTAAAGGCTCAAAAGTATTAACTGTAATGCACAACTGCAACAACTATTCCGTTACTATTACAGGCTGCGGTTGCTCGTACAGTTTTAACGGCGGTACAACCTGTAAAGATGATAATTTTACCCCCACCGATTTTGTCGTTGATTTTTACCCTAATCCGGTTGACAATTTGATGGTTGTTAATGCAAATATACCATTAACACAAATTCGTATTTATGACCTTAAAGGCCGTATGTATCTAAACCAACCAGTTGACAACGAACCACAAAGCGAAATAAATACAAGCACCTTGCCCGAAGGTATGTATTTTATTGAAACGCGCGCTATTAATGGCACCGTTGAAGTAAAAAAATTAGTAGTTTCGCATTAA
- a CDS encoding M42 family metallopeptidase, with amino-acid sequence MHQSYKTLRDLVQIDSPTGFTQEACNYIQITLENYGWKPKITNKGAVVCQLAPNPTLSIAAHVDTLGAIVTKINMDGTLGISLLGGPVLPSFEGEYVRIHTLEGQIFSGTLLLDNPSAHANRQAGTTERDISNMHIRLDELVFSEFETNQLNIRVGDIIAFDPKYTELPSGHIKSRFMDNKAGCFVLLELARRYAELGIAPPVELFFSNYEEVGHGGCAGHSPTIKEILVIDMGVIGTTLQGQETHCSICAKDSSGPYDYEFRRQLVLLAEANHIPYKLDVYPYYSSDGSAALKAGVDARVALIGPGVAASHGMERTHKQGIEATIDLCMAYIGSIL; translated from the coding sequence ATGCACCAATCGTATAAAACCTTACGCGACTTAGTTCAAATTGACTCGCCAACGGGCTTTACCCAAGAAGCCTGCAACTATATACAAATAACCTTAGAAAACTACGGCTGGAAACCAAAAATTACCAATAAAGGAGCTGTGGTTTGCCAACTTGCCCCCAACCCAACCCTAAGCATAGCCGCCCACGTTGATACCCTTGGTGCCATTGTAACCAAAATTAATATGGATGGAACTTTAGGTATTTCCTTGCTGGGAGGGCCTGTTTTACCCAGTTTTGAGGGCGAGTACGTGCGCATACATACCCTCGAAGGGCAAATTTTTTCCGGAACACTTTTATTAGACAACCCCTCGGCACATGCTAACCGCCAGGCAGGTACAACCGAACGCGATATTAGCAATATGCACATACGTTTAGATGAATTGGTTTTTTCAGAATTTGAAACTAACCAGCTAAATATACGGGTGGGCGATATCATTGCATTTGACCCTAAATACACCGAACTGCCAAGCGGGCATATAAAATCGAGGTTTATGGACAACAAAGCCGGATGTTTTGTGTTGCTTGAACTGGCAAGACGCTACGCCGAATTAGGTATTGCCCCCCCCGTTGAACTGTTTTTTAGCAATTACGAAGAAGTAGGGCATGGTGGTTGCGCAGGCCATTCGCCTACAATTAAAGAAATATTGGTAATTGATATGGGTGTAATTGGAACCACTTTACAAGGCCAAGAAACACACTGCTCAATTTGTGCCAAAGACAGCAGCGGCCCTTACGATTACGAATTTAGACGGCAGTTGGTTTTATTAGCAGAGGCCAATCATATTCCGTATAAATTAGATGTTTACCCGTATTATAGTAGCGACGGCTCGGCAGCCCTTAAAGCAGGTGTTGATGCCCGCGTAGCATTAATAGGCCCAGGCGTTGCGGCAAGTCACGGCATGGAGCGAACCCATAAACAGGGAATTGAAGCCACTATTGACCTGTGTATGGCATATATTGGCTCAATTTTATAA